A region from the Thermanaeromonas sp. C210 genome encodes:
- the pyrR gene encoding bifunctional pyr operon transcriptional regulator/uracil phosphoribosyltransferase PyrR encodes MTLKVKAQIMDEEKIRRSLVRIAHEILERNKGTQNLVLIGIRRRGVPLAERLQALIKEIEGVTVPLGVLDITLYRDDLTTLSAYPIVHRTEIPFNVTDKKVILVDDVLFTGRTVRAALDALIDLGRPQNIQLAVLIDRGHRELPIRADYVGKNVPTSRKEEIAVQLKEIDGVDQVLIRALPEKNAGP; translated from the coding sequence TTGACACTGAAGGTAAAGGCTCAGATCATGGATGAGGAAAAAATACGCCGCTCCCTGGTGCGCATTGCCCACGAAATTCTGGAGCGGAATAAGGGCACTCAAAACCTGGTGCTCATAGGTATCCGGCGCCGGGGGGTCCCGCTGGCGGAAAGGCTCCAGGCCCTTATCAAAGAGATCGAAGGGGTGACGGTACCCTTGGGGGTCCTGGACATAACCCTTTACCGCGACGACCTCACCACTTTAAGTGCCTACCCCATAGTCCACCGCACCGAGATACCCTTCAACGTTACCGACAAGAAAGTAATCCTAGTAGACGATGTGCTATTCACCGGCAGGACGGTGCGGGCCGCCCTGGATGCTCTGATAGACCTGGGCCGGCCGCAAAACATCCAGCTGGCCGTGCTGATCGACAGGGGTCACCGGGAGCTGCCCATTAGAGCCGATTACGTAGGCAAAAACGTTCCGACTTCCCGCAAAGAAGAAATAGCCGTTCAACTGAAGGAAATAGACGGTGTAGATCAAGTTCTGATACGAGCGTTACCGGAAAAAAACGCCGGTCCTTGA
- a CDS encoding helix-turn-helix domain-containing protein → MKKEGVAALAHKNRGRKPNHAVPQEVRSLVVSLAAGPFQEASCQHMSELLAEFHNISLSPKNY, encoded by the coding sequence ATGAAAAAAGAAGGTGTTGCGGCCCTGGCCCATAAAAATCGTGGTCGAAAACCTAATCATGCCGTCCCTCAAGAAGTTCGTAGCTTGGTAGTTTCTCTAGCTGCAGGGCCATTTCAGGAGGCTAGTTGTCAACATATGTCGGAGCTGCTGGCTGAATTCCATAATATCTCTTTATCTCCTAAAAACTATTAG